In Epinephelus lanceolatus isolate andai-2023 chromosome 16, ASM4190304v1, whole genome shotgun sequence, one DNA window encodes the following:
- the ago3b gene encoding protein argonaute-3 isoform X2, producing MEIGTTAVGAAAEAQALFTLPRRPGYGTLGKPIKLLANCFQVEIPKIDVYLYEVDIKPDKCPRRVNREVVDSMVQHFKVTIFGDCLPVYDGKRSLYTATPLPVATGGVDLDVTLPGDGGKDRPFKVTIRFVSLVSWHMLHEVLTGRGVAQPVDLEKPISTNPVHAVDVVLRHLPSMKYTPVGRSFFSSPEGYDHPLGGGREVWFGFHQSVRPAMWKMMLNIDVSATAFYKAQPVIQFMCEVLDIHNIDEQPRPLTDSHRVKFTKEIKGLKVEVTHCGTMRRKYRVCNVTRRPASLQTFPLQLESGQTVERTVAQYFREKYSLQLKYPHLPCLQVGQEQKHTYLPLEVCNIVPGQRCIKKLTDNQTSTMIKATARSAPDRQEEISRLVRSANYEADPFVQEFQFRVRDEMAQVTGRVLPAPMLQYGGRVSSEPFMPQQINPALSLQNRTVATPSHGVWDMRGKQFHTGVEIKMWAIACFATQRQCREEILKSFTDQLRKISKDAGMPIQGQPCFCKYAQGADSVEPMFRHLKNTYAGLQLIIVILPGKTPVYAEVKRVGDTLLGMATQCVQVKNVVKTSPQTLSNLCLKINVKLGGINNILVPHQRPSVFQQPVIFLGADVTHPPAGDGKKPSIAAVVGSMDAHPSRYCATVRVQRPRQEVIQDLASMVRELLIQFYKSTRYKPTRIIFYRDGVSEGQFRQVLYYELLAIREACISLEKEYQPGITYIVVQKRHHTRLFCADRNERVGRSGNIPAGTTVDTDITHPYEFDFYLCSHAGIQGTSRPSHYHVLWDDNCFTGDEFQLLTYQLCHTYVRCTRSVSIPAPAYYAHLVAFRARYHLVDKEHDSAEGSHVSGQSNGRDPTALAKAVQIHHDTLTTMYFA from the exons ATGGAAATCGGAACAACAG CCGTTGGAGCAGCCGCTGAAGCACAAGCCCTTTTTACGTTGCCACGGCGACCTGGCTATGGCACCCTTGGGAAGCCCATCAAGCTTCTGGCCAACTGCTTCCAGGTGGAAATACCCAAGATCGACGTGTATCTGTATGAGGTGGACATCAAGCCTGATAAATGTCCTCGTCGGGTCAACAG GGAGGTGGTGGACTCCATGGTTCAGCATTTCAAGGTGACCATCTTTGGCGACTGTCTGCCAGTTTATGATGGAAAGAGAAGCCTCTACACAGCGACCCCACTCCCCGTTGCCACCGGAGGG GTGGATCTGGATGTCACCCTGCCAGGTGACGGTGGGAAGGACCGCCCATTTAAAGTCACCATTAGGTTTGTGTCACTGGTCAGCTGGCACATGCTGCATGAAGTCTTGACGGGACGTGGTGTGGCCCAGCCAGTGGACCTGGAGAAACCGATCAGCACCAACCCCGTTCACGCCGTGGACGTCGTCCTTCGACACCTGCCCTCCATGAA GTACACGCCTGTCGGACgatccttcttctcctccccaGAGGGCTATGACCACCCGCTaggtggagggagagaggtgTGGTTTGGCTTCCATCAGTCAGTGCGGCCAGCCATGTGGAAAATGATGCTCAACATCGATG TGTCAGCCACagctttttataaagcccagcCAGTCATCCAGTTCATGTGTGAAGTCCTGGACATTCACAACATTGACGAGCAGCCCCGCCCCCTCACTGACTCCCACAGGGTCAAGTTCACCAAAGAGATCAAAG GTCTTAAAGTGGAAGTGACACACTGTGGAACCATGCGTAGGAAGTACAGAGTCTGCAATGTAACACGACGCCCTGCCAGCCTGCAGAC ATTTCCGTTGCAGCTTGAGAGCGGTCAGACAGTTGAACGTACAGTGGCGCAGTACTTCAGGGAGAAGTACAGCCTGCAGCTTAAGTACCCCCACCTGCCTTGTCTGCAGGTGGGCCAGGAGCAGAAACACACCTACCTGCCCCTGGAG GTATGTAACATTGTACCTGGTCAGCGGTGCATAAAAAAACTAACAGACAACCAGACGTCGACCATGATCAAAGCAACAGCCCGTTCTGcaccagacagacaggaggagatcaGCAGACTG gTGAGGAGTGCAAATTACGAAGCCGACCCGTTTGTTCAGGAGTTTCAGTTCCGTGTGCGCGATGAGATGGCTCAAGTGACGGGCCGTGTCCTGCCGGCCCCCATGCTGCAATATGGCGGCAGGGTGAGCTCTGAACCATTTATG CCCCAGCAGATCAACCCTGCACTGTCGTTGCAGAACCGCACGGTGGCCACACCCAGCCATGGGGTGTGGGACATGAGGGGGAAGCAGTTTCACACTGGAGTGGAGATCAAGATGTGGGCCATCGCCTGCTTCGCCACCCAGAGGCAGTGCCGAGAAGAGATCCTCAA GAGCTTTACCGACCAGCTGCGTAAAATCTCAAAGGATGCTGGGATGCCGATTCAAGGTCAGCCATGCTTCTGTAAATATGCCCAGGGAGCTGACAGCGTGGAACCCATGTTCAGACACCTGAAGAACACCTATGCTGGGCTGCAGCTCATCATTGTAATCCTGCCTGGGAAAACACCGGTCTATG CTGAGGTGAAGCGTGTGGGTGACACCCTCCTCGGCATGGCCACTCAGTGTGTGCAAGTGAAGAACGTAGTGAAGACGTCCCCACAGACCCTCTCAAACCTCTGCCTCAAGATCAACGTCAAGCTGGGAGGAATCAACAACATCCTGGTTCCACACCAACG ACCCTCTGTATTCCAGCAGCCTGTCATCTTCCTTGGGGCTGATGTCACTCATCCTCCAGCAGGAGACGGGAAAAAGCCATCTATTGCAGCG GTGGTAGGCAGCATGGACGCCCACCCCAGCAGGTACTGTGCTACAGTGAGGGTCCAGAGGCCCAGACAGGAGGTCATCCAGGATTTGGCCTCCATGGTGCGGGAGCTCTTGATCCAGTTTTACAAATCGACCCGCTACAAGCCAACCAGGATCATCTTCTACAGGGATGGGGTGTCAGAGGGACAGTTCAGACAG GTGCTGTACTATGAGCTGCTGGCCATTAGAGAGGCTTGCATCAGTCTGGAGAAGGAATACCAGCCGGGGATCACCTACATTGTTGTACAGAAACGCCATCACACTCGTCTCTTCTGTGCAGATCGCAATGAGCGG GTTGGGCGAAGTGGAAACATTCCTGCCGGCACCACAGTGGACACAGACATCACCCACCCTTACGAGTTTGACTTTTACCTCTGCAGTCATGCTGGAATCCAG GGTACGAGCCGACCTTCCCACTACCATGTTCTATGGGACGACAACTGTTTCACAGGCGACGAGTTCCAGCTCCTCACCTACCAGCTGTGCCACACCTACGTCCGCTGCACGCGCTCCGTCTCCATCCCAGCACCAGCCTACTACGCCCACCTGGTGGCCTTCCGCGCCCGCTACCATCTGGTTGACAAAGAGCACGACAG TGCGGAGGGCAGCCACGTCTCAGGGCAGAGTAACGGCAGGGACCCCACGGCGCTGGCCAAGGCTGTTCAGATACACCACGACACACTGACAACCATGTATTTCGCCTGA
- the ago3b gene encoding protein argonaute-3 isoform X1, with translation MEIGTTVAVGAAAEAQALFTLPRRPGYGTLGKPIKLLANCFQVEIPKIDVYLYEVDIKPDKCPRRVNREVVDSMVQHFKVTIFGDCLPVYDGKRSLYTATPLPVATGGVDLDVTLPGDGGKDRPFKVTIRFVSLVSWHMLHEVLTGRGVAQPVDLEKPISTNPVHAVDVVLRHLPSMKYTPVGRSFFSSPEGYDHPLGGGREVWFGFHQSVRPAMWKMMLNIDVSATAFYKAQPVIQFMCEVLDIHNIDEQPRPLTDSHRVKFTKEIKGLKVEVTHCGTMRRKYRVCNVTRRPASLQTFPLQLESGQTVERTVAQYFREKYSLQLKYPHLPCLQVGQEQKHTYLPLEVCNIVPGQRCIKKLTDNQTSTMIKATARSAPDRQEEISRLVRSANYEADPFVQEFQFRVRDEMAQVTGRVLPAPMLQYGGRVSSEPFMPQQINPALSLQNRTVATPSHGVWDMRGKQFHTGVEIKMWAIACFATQRQCREEILKSFTDQLRKISKDAGMPIQGQPCFCKYAQGADSVEPMFRHLKNTYAGLQLIIVILPGKTPVYAEVKRVGDTLLGMATQCVQVKNVVKTSPQTLSNLCLKINVKLGGINNILVPHQRPSVFQQPVIFLGADVTHPPAGDGKKPSIAAVVGSMDAHPSRYCATVRVQRPRQEVIQDLASMVRELLIQFYKSTRYKPTRIIFYRDGVSEGQFRQVLYYELLAIREACISLEKEYQPGITYIVVQKRHHTRLFCADRNERVGRSGNIPAGTTVDTDITHPYEFDFYLCSHAGIQGTSRPSHYHVLWDDNCFTGDEFQLLTYQLCHTYVRCTRSVSIPAPAYYAHLVAFRARYHLVDKEHDSAEGSHVSGQSNGRDPTALAKAVQIHHDTLTTMYFA, from the exons ATGGAAATCGGAACAACAG TAGCCGTTGGAGCAGCCGCTGAAGCACAAGCCCTTTTTACGTTGCCACGGCGACCTGGCTATGGCACCCTTGGGAAGCCCATCAAGCTTCTGGCCAACTGCTTCCAGGTGGAAATACCCAAGATCGACGTGTATCTGTATGAGGTGGACATCAAGCCTGATAAATGTCCTCGTCGGGTCAACAG GGAGGTGGTGGACTCCATGGTTCAGCATTTCAAGGTGACCATCTTTGGCGACTGTCTGCCAGTTTATGATGGAAAGAGAAGCCTCTACACAGCGACCCCACTCCCCGTTGCCACCGGAGGG GTGGATCTGGATGTCACCCTGCCAGGTGACGGTGGGAAGGACCGCCCATTTAAAGTCACCATTAGGTTTGTGTCACTGGTCAGCTGGCACATGCTGCATGAAGTCTTGACGGGACGTGGTGTGGCCCAGCCAGTGGACCTGGAGAAACCGATCAGCACCAACCCCGTTCACGCCGTGGACGTCGTCCTTCGACACCTGCCCTCCATGAA GTACACGCCTGTCGGACgatccttcttctcctccccaGAGGGCTATGACCACCCGCTaggtggagggagagaggtgTGGTTTGGCTTCCATCAGTCAGTGCGGCCAGCCATGTGGAAAATGATGCTCAACATCGATG TGTCAGCCACagctttttataaagcccagcCAGTCATCCAGTTCATGTGTGAAGTCCTGGACATTCACAACATTGACGAGCAGCCCCGCCCCCTCACTGACTCCCACAGGGTCAAGTTCACCAAAGAGATCAAAG GTCTTAAAGTGGAAGTGACACACTGTGGAACCATGCGTAGGAAGTACAGAGTCTGCAATGTAACACGACGCCCTGCCAGCCTGCAGAC ATTTCCGTTGCAGCTTGAGAGCGGTCAGACAGTTGAACGTACAGTGGCGCAGTACTTCAGGGAGAAGTACAGCCTGCAGCTTAAGTACCCCCACCTGCCTTGTCTGCAGGTGGGCCAGGAGCAGAAACACACCTACCTGCCCCTGGAG GTATGTAACATTGTACCTGGTCAGCGGTGCATAAAAAAACTAACAGACAACCAGACGTCGACCATGATCAAAGCAACAGCCCGTTCTGcaccagacagacaggaggagatcaGCAGACTG gTGAGGAGTGCAAATTACGAAGCCGACCCGTTTGTTCAGGAGTTTCAGTTCCGTGTGCGCGATGAGATGGCTCAAGTGACGGGCCGTGTCCTGCCGGCCCCCATGCTGCAATATGGCGGCAGGGTGAGCTCTGAACCATTTATG CCCCAGCAGATCAACCCTGCACTGTCGTTGCAGAACCGCACGGTGGCCACACCCAGCCATGGGGTGTGGGACATGAGGGGGAAGCAGTTTCACACTGGAGTGGAGATCAAGATGTGGGCCATCGCCTGCTTCGCCACCCAGAGGCAGTGCCGAGAAGAGATCCTCAA GAGCTTTACCGACCAGCTGCGTAAAATCTCAAAGGATGCTGGGATGCCGATTCAAGGTCAGCCATGCTTCTGTAAATATGCCCAGGGAGCTGACAGCGTGGAACCCATGTTCAGACACCTGAAGAACACCTATGCTGGGCTGCAGCTCATCATTGTAATCCTGCCTGGGAAAACACCGGTCTATG CTGAGGTGAAGCGTGTGGGTGACACCCTCCTCGGCATGGCCACTCAGTGTGTGCAAGTGAAGAACGTAGTGAAGACGTCCCCACAGACCCTCTCAAACCTCTGCCTCAAGATCAACGTCAAGCTGGGAGGAATCAACAACATCCTGGTTCCACACCAACG ACCCTCTGTATTCCAGCAGCCTGTCATCTTCCTTGGGGCTGATGTCACTCATCCTCCAGCAGGAGACGGGAAAAAGCCATCTATTGCAGCG GTGGTAGGCAGCATGGACGCCCACCCCAGCAGGTACTGTGCTACAGTGAGGGTCCAGAGGCCCAGACAGGAGGTCATCCAGGATTTGGCCTCCATGGTGCGGGAGCTCTTGATCCAGTTTTACAAATCGACCCGCTACAAGCCAACCAGGATCATCTTCTACAGGGATGGGGTGTCAGAGGGACAGTTCAGACAG GTGCTGTACTATGAGCTGCTGGCCATTAGAGAGGCTTGCATCAGTCTGGAGAAGGAATACCAGCCGGGGATCACCTACATTGTTGTACAGAAACGCCATCACACTCGTCTCTTCTGTGCAGATCGCAATGAGCGG GTTGGGCGAAGTGGAAACATTCCTGCCGGCACCACAGTGGACACAGACATCACCCACCCTTACGAGTTTGACTTTTACCTCTGCAGTCATGCTGGAATCCAG GGTACGAGCCGACCTTCCCACTACCATGTTCTATGGGACGACAACTGTTTCACAGGCGACGAGTTCCAGCTCCTCACCTACCAGCTGTGCCACACCTACGTCCGCTGCACGCGCTCCGTCTCCATCCCAGCACCAGCCTACTACGCCCACCTGGTGGCCTTCCGCGCCCGCTACCATCTGGTTGACAAAGAGCACGACAG TGCGGAGGGCAGCCACGTCTCAGGGCAGAGTAACGGCAGGGACCCCACGGCGCTGGCCAAGGCTGTTCAGATACACCACGACACACTGACAACCATGTATTTCGCCTGA